A genomic window from Streptococcus sanguinis includes:
- the xerS gene encoding tyrosine recombinase XerS codes for MKRELLLERIDKLKATMPWYILEYYQSKLAVPYSFTTLYEYLKEYDRFFNWMLESGITDASHIAEIPLSVLENMTKKDMEAFILYLRERPLLNANTTQNGVSQTTINRTLSALSSLYKYLTEEVENEQGEPYFYRNVMKKVATKKKKETLAARAENIKQKLFLGDETEEFLQYIDREYPKKLSNRALSSFNKNKERDLAIIALLLASGVRLSEAVNLDLKDINLKMMVIEVTRKGGKRDSVNVAAFAKPYLEDYLSIRSKRYKAEKTDTAFFLTEYRGTPNRIDASSVEKMVAKYSEDFKVRVTPHKLRHTLATRLYDATKSQVLVSHQLGHASTQVTDLYTHIVNDEQKNALDKL; via the coding sequence ATGAAACGTGAATTGCTATTAGAAAGAATCGATAAACTTAAGGCTACCATGCCCTGGTACATTCTGGAATATTACCAGTCTAAGTTGGCTGTGCCTTATAGTTTTACAACCTTATATGAATATCTTAAAGAATATGATCGCTTTTTTAACTGGATGCTAGAATCTGGTATAACGGATGCTTCGCATATTGCTGAGATTCCTCTATCGGTCTTGGAAAATATGACCAAGAAAGACATGGAGGCCTTCATTCTGTATCTGCGAGAGCGTCCGCTTCTCAATGCCAATACGACCCAAAACGGTGTTTCCCAGACAACCATCAACCGGACTCTTTCAGCCTTGTCCAGCCTCTACAAATATTTGACGGAGGAAGTTGAAAACGAGCAGGGTGAGCCCTACTTCTATCGAAATGTGATGAAAAAAGTTGCTACTAAGAAGAAAAAGGAAACTCTGGCTGCTCGTGCAGAGAATATTAAGCAGAAGCTCTTTTTAGGGGATGAGACGGAAGAATTTCTCCAGTATATTGATAGGGAGTACCCTAAGAAGCTCTCTAATCGCGCTCTGTCCTCCTTCAATAAAAACAAGGAACGAGATTTAGCCATCATTGCCTTGCTGCTAGCCTCTGGTGTTCGTCTATCCGAAGCTGTCAATCTAGACCTAAAAGACATCAATCTCAAAATGATGGTCATTGAAGTGACAAGAAAAGGTGGAAAAAGGGATTCTGTCAATGTTGCTGCTTTTGCTAAGCCCTATTTAGAAGACTATCTGAGTATTCGAAGCAAACGATACAAGGCCGAAAAGACGGATACAGCTTTCTTTTTGACTGAATACCGCGGCACTCCTAATCGAATCGATGCTTCCAGTGTCGAAAAAATGGTGGCCAAGTATTCCGAGGACTTCAAGGTGCGAGTGACGCCTCACAAACTCCGCCACACGCTTGCTACACGTTTATACGATGCGACCAAATCGCAAGTTCTTGTCAGTCATCAGCTAGGGCATGCCAGCACTCAGGTAACAGACCTCTACACCCACATTGTCAATGACGAGCAAAAGAATGCTTTGGACAAATTATAA
- a CDS encoding putative DNA-binding protein: MEIEKTNRMNALFEFYAALLTDKQMNYIELYYADDYSLAEIAEEFGVSRQAVYDNIKRTEKILEDYEKKLHMYSDYIVRSQIFDQITEKYPDDSYLQEQIGILSGIDNRE; the protein is encoded by the coding sequence ATGGAAATTGAAAAAACAAACCGAATGAATGCTCTCTTCGAGTTTTATGCGGCGCTTTTGACTGACAAGCAGATGAACTATATCGAGCTCTACTATGCAGATGATTACAGTCTGGCAGAGATTGCTGAGGAGTTTGGTGTTAGCCGTCAGGCTGTTTATGATAATATCAAACGGACAGAGAAGATTCTGGAAGACTATGAGAAAAAGCTGCACATGTACTCGGACTACATTGTCAGAAGTCAGATATTTGACCAGATTACAGAGAAATACCCTGACGACAGCTATCTGCAGGAGCAGATCGGGATTCTGTCTGGTATTGACAACCGAGAGTGA
- a CDS encoding 2-oxoglutarate:acceptor oxidoreductase produces MAKQVIYKEMSCWLLELEESFPARVQIISPDDLSKAMQEGFSCWGYPNEIVKEVSAEEYACLTRFGKFPLN; encoded by the coding sequence ATGGCTAAACAAGTTATCTACAAGGAAATGTCTTGCTGGTTGTTGGAGTTGGAAGAATCTTTCCCTGCCAGGGTACAAATCATCTCCCCTGACGATCTTTCTAAAGCAATGCAAGAAGGTTTCAGCTGCTGGGGGTACCCAAATGAGATTGTGAAAGAAGTCTCTGCTGAAGAATACGCTTGTTTAACTCGTTTTGGAAAATTTCCACTGAATTGA
- a CDS encoding GntR family transcriptional regulator — protein MLPAYIKIHDQIKKDIDDAVWEIGERLPSERDLAETFKVSRMTLRQAITLLVEEGVLERRVGSGTFVASTRVQEKMRGTTSFTEIMKAQGKTPSSQLISYRRTLPSEQEVEKLGIHKTENVIRMERVRYADDLPVVYEVASIPEKFIKNFKKEEVTSHFFQTLQEHGYKIGKSQQTIYARLAKEKIANYLDIPRGHAILGLTQISYFDDGTAFEYVKSQYVGDRFEFYLENN, from the coding sequence ATGTTACCCGCATATATTAAAATTCATGATCAGATCAAGAAAGATATTGACGATGCCGTTTGGGAGATTGGGGAGCGCCTGCCTAGCGAGCGAGATCTAGCCGAAACTTTTAAAGTAAGCCGTATGACCCTGCGTCAGGCTATTACACTCTTGGTTGAGGAGGGAGTGCTGGAGCGTCGAGTCGGGAGTGGTACCTTCGTAGCCAGCACACGCGTTCAGGAGAAAATGCGCGGCACTACCAGCTTCACGGAAATCATGAAGGCACAAGGCAAAACGCCATCCAGTCAGCTCATTTCTTATCGACGTACTCTGCCGAGTGAGCAGGAAGTGGAGAAACTAGGCATCCACAAGACGGAAAATGTCATTCGGATGGAGCGGGTTCGCTACGCTGACGATTTGCCGGTGGTTTACGAGGTGGCTTCAATTCCAGAGAAGTTCATTAAGAATTTCAAAAAAGAAGAGGTGACCAGTCATTTCTTCCAGACCTTGCAGGAACATGGCTATAAGATCGGCAAGTCCCAGCAGACTATCTATGCTCGACTGGCTAAGGAAAAAATCGCCAATTACCTTGATATTCCCCGCGGCCATGCTATATTAGGACTGACTCAGATTTCTTACTTTGATGACGGCACAGCTTTTGAATATGTAAAAAGTCAGTATGTCGGCGATCGTTTTGAATTTTATTTGGAAAACAATTAA
- the ffh gene encoding signal recognition particle protein, translating into MAFESLTERLQNVFKNLRRKGKISESDVQEATKEIRLALLEADVALPVVKDFIKKVRERAVGHEVIDTLNPAQQIIKIVDEELTTILGSDTAEIIKSPKIPTIIMMVGLQGAGKTTFAGKLANKLKKEENARPLMIAADIYRPAAIDQLKTLGQQIDVPVFALGTEVPSVEIVRQGLEQAKANHNDYVLIDTAGRLQIDEKLMQELSDVKALANPNEILLVVDAMIGQEAANVAREFNSQLEVTGVILTKIDGDTRGGAALSVRQITGKPIKFTGTGEKITDIETFHPDRMSSRILGMGDMLTLIEKASQEYDEKKSLEMAEKMRENTFDFNDFIDQLDQVQGMGPMEDLLKMIPGMANNPALKNIKVDEKEIARKRAIVSSMTPAERENPDLLSPSRRRRIAAGSGNSFVDVNKFIKDFNQAKQMMQGVLSGDMSKMMKQMGLNPNNMPKNMPSGGGMPDMSALEGMMGQGGMPDMSGLGGAGMPDMSQMFGGGLKGKAGEFLMRRSLNKMAKQMKKNKKKRK; encoded by the coding sequence ATGGCATTTGAAAGTTTAACGGAACGTCTGCAGAACGTCTTTAAAAATTTGCGCAGAAAAGGAAAAATCTCAGAGAGTGATGTCCAGGAAGCAACCAAAGAGATTCGTCTGGCTCTTTTAGAAGCAGACGTTGCCCTGCCAGTTGTCAAAGACTTTATCAAGAAAGTCCGTGAGCGGGCTGTCGGCCATGAGGTTATCGATACCCTCAATCCAGCGCAACAGATTATCAAGATTGTTGACGAAGAACTGACAACTATCCTAGGCTCTGATACTGCTGAGATTATCAAGTCACCAAAGATTCCGACTATTATCATGATGGTTGGTCTGCAAGGGGCTGGTAAGACTACCTTTGCCGGAAAGCTTGCTAATAAGCTCAAGAAAGAAGAAAATGCTCGTCCGCTCATGATCGCGGCGGATATTTATCGTCCGGCGGCTATTGATCAGCTGAAAACACTTGGACAGCAAATTGATGTACCTGTTTTTGCTTTAGGTACGGAAGTTCCATCTGTTGAGATTGTCCGTCAAGGTTTGGAGCAAGCCAAGGCTAACCACAACGATTATGTCCTGATTGATACAGCTGGGCGCCTTCAGATTGACGAAAAGCTCATGCAGGAGCTGTCGGATGTCAAAGCACTGGCTAATCCGAATGAAATCCTCTTGGTTGTCGATGCCATGATTGGTCAGGAAGCGGCTAATGTCGCTCGTGAATTTAACAGCCAACTGGAAGTGACCGGGGTTATCCTGACTAAGATTGATGGCGATACCCGTGGTGGTGCAGCCCTGTCTGTCCGTCAGATTACTGGTAAACCCATTAAATTTACTGGTACCGGTGAAAAGATTACTGATATCGAAACCTTCCACCCAGACCGCATGTCCAGCCGGATTTTGGGCATGGGGGACATGCTGACTCTAATCGAAAAAGCCTCTCAAGAATACGATGAGAAAAAATCGCTTGAAATGGCTGAAAAGATGCGGGAAAACACCTTTGATTTCAATGATTTTATTGATCAGCTGGATCAGGTACAAGGCATGGGACCTATGGAAGATTTGCTCAAGATGATTCCAGGTATGGCCAATAATCCTGCCCTCAAGAATATCAAAGTGGATGAGAAAGAAATTGCTCGCAAGCGTGCCATCGTATCCTCTATGACACCGGCTGAGCGGGAAAATCCTGACTTGCTGAGTCCTAGCCGTCGCCGTCGAATTGCAGCTGGATCTGGTAACAGCTTTGTCGATGTCAATAAATTTATCAAAGACTTCAATCAAGCTAAGCAGATGATGCAGGGCGTCCTGTCAGGTGATATGAGCAAGATGATGAAGCAAATGGGTCTCAATCCAAACAATATGCCTAAGAACATGCCTAGTGGCGGAGGAATGCCCGACATGTCAGCTCTGGAAGGCATGATGGGCCAAGGCGGTATGCCAGATATGTCAGGCTTAGGAGGAGCCGGCATGCCGGATATGAGCCAAATGTTTGGTGGCGGCCTCAAGGGTAAGGCTGGAGAGTTTCTGATGCGCCGCAGCTTGAACAAAATGGCCAAGCAAATGAAGAAAAATAAGAAGAAGCGGAAGTAA
- a CDS encoding alpha/beta hydrolase: MNKKLGFKLLILVLVTIAGLTAFYNHKEATELNTKQYVQSTTPTLFFHGFGSSSNAENHMTEAAKKAGVTQTIITANVSKNGQVSLLGKIPKGAINPIIKVNYEDNRNADYAQDGKYAAAVIRKLQETYGFDKMNLVGHSMGNMSILFYMLENGQDENLPQLQKQVNIANHVNGLEGRDLPDDLSILDDQTGQPSAMSQTYQNLLGLREVYPQEQVDVLNIYGDFKNESDGSVLNISSRSLKYLLIENAKSYQEKKITGQLAQHSQLHENPEVDELLIDFLWKK; this comes from the coding sequence ATGAACAAGAAACTCGGTTTTAAGCTCCTTATTCTGGTTTTAGTGACAATTGCCGGTCTAACAGCTTTTTACAACCATAAAGAAGCCACTGAGCTCAACACAAAACAATATGTGCAGTCAACAACGCCGACCTTGTTTTTCCATGGTTTTGGATCCAGCTCTAATGCTGAAAATCATATGACAGAGGCTGCCAAAAAGGCTGGAGTCACTCAGACAATTATCACAGCAAATGTCAGTAAAAATGGGCAAGTAAGCTTATTAGGAAAGATACCGAAAGGTGCTATCAATCCCATTATTAAGGTAAACTACGAAGATAACCGCAATGCCGACTATGCTCAAGATGGCAAATATGCAGCAGCTGTGATTCGTAAGTTACAAGAGACTTATGGCTTTGATAAGATGAATCTGGTAGGCCATTCGATGGGGAATATGTCCATCCTCTTTTATATGCTGGAAAACGGTCAGGATGAAAATCTTCCTCAGTTGCAAAAGCAGGTCAATATTGCCAACCATGTTAACGGTCTGGAAGGAAGGGACTTGCCTGATGATTTGAGTATCTTAGATGACCAAACTGGCCAGCCTAGTGCTATGAGCCAGACTTATCAAAATCTACTGGGATTACGAGAAGTTTACCCGCAAGAGCAGGTAGATGTTTTGAACATTTACGGTGATTTTAAAAATGAATCCGACGGTTCTGTCCTCAATATTTCTTCTCGCAGTCTCAAATACCTTCTGATTGAAAATGCTAAATCTTATCAGGAAAAGAAAATCACAGGTCAGTTGGCTCAGCACAGCCAATTGCATGAGAATCCAGAAGTAGACGAATTACTGATAGACTTCCTTTGGAAAAAGTAG
- the guaA gene encoding glutamine-hydrolyzing GMP synthase has translation MTTRTELQDVEKIIVLDYGSQYNQLISRRIREIGVFSELKSHKITADEVRAIQPVGIILSGGPNSVYEDGSFDIDPEIFELGIPVLGICYGMQLLTHKLGGKVVPAGHAGNREYGQSTLSHTANSSLFNGTPESQLVLMSHGDAVTEIPADFVRTGTSADCPFAAIENPTKKIYGIQFHPEVRHSEFGYDILRNFALNICRAKGDWSMDNFIDMEIQKIRQTVGDKKVLLGLSGGVDSSVVGVLLQKAIGDQLICIFVDHGLLRKGEADQVMDMLGGKFGLNIVKADAAKRFLDKLTGVSDPEQKRKIIGNEFVYVFDDEASKLKDVKFLAQGTLYTDVIESGTDTAQTIKSHHNVGGLPEDMQFELIEPLNTLYKDEVRALGTELGMPDEIVWRQPFPGPGLAIRVMGEITEEKLETVRESDAILREEIAKAGLDRAIWQYFTVNTGVRSVGVMGDGRTYDYTIAIRAITSIDGMTADFAKIPWEVLQKISVRIVNEVDHVNRIVYDITSKPPATVEWE, from the coding sequence ATGACAACTAGAACTGAATTGCAAGATGTCGAAAAGATCATCGTGCTTGATTACGGAAGCCAGTACAACCAGCTGATTTCACGCCGCATTCGTGAAATCGGTGTTTTTTCTGAGCTTAAGAGCCACAAGATTACCGCTGACGAAGTCCGTGCCATCCAGCCTGTCGGAATTATCCTTTCAGGCGGTCCAAATTCTGTATATGAAGACGGCTCTTTTGATATTGACCCAGAAATTTTCGAGTTGGGAATCCCAGTTTTGGGGATCTGCTATGGTATGCAGCTGTTGACTCACAAGCTGGGCGGCAAGGTTGTCCCTGCTGGTCATGCTGGAAATCGAGAATATGGGCAGTCAACTCTGTCACATACCGCTAACTCCAGCCTTTTCAACGGAACACCTGAAAGCCAGCTAGTTCTTATGAGCCATGGAGATGCAGTAACAGAGATTCCCGCTGACTTTGTCCGTACTGGTACTTCTGCTGACTGTCCTTTTGCAGCAATTGAAAATCCTACTAAGAAAATCTACGGCATTCAGTTCCACCCTGAGGTTCGTCATTCAGAATTTGGCTATGATATTCTTCGTAACTTTGCTCTTAATATTTGTAGAGCCAAAGGCGACTGGTCTATGGATAACTTCATTGACATGGAAATTCAAAAAATTCGCCAAACTGTTGGTGACAAGAAGGTGCTGTTGGGACTTTCTGGTGGTGTAGACTCTTCTGTCGTCGGTGTTCTCTTGCAGAAAGCAATCGGTGATCAACTAATCTGTATCTTTGTGGATCATGGTCTTTTGCGAAAAGGCGAAGCTGACCAGGTCATGGATATGCTTGGCGGCAAATTTGGTTTGAATATCGTCAAGGCAGACGCAGCTAAACGTTTCCTTGATAAACTAACCGGTGTTTCTGATCCAGAGCAAAAACGTAAAATCATCGGAAACGAGTTTGTCTATGTCTTCGACGACGAAGCCAGCAAACTGAAAGATGTGAAATTCTTGGCTCAAGGAACGCTCTATACAGACGTTATCGAGTCCGGAACTGACACCGCTCAGACTATCAAGTCTCACCATAACGTGGGTGGTCTGCCGGAAGACATGCAGTTTGAGTTGATTGAGCCACTGAATACTCTTTATAAGGACGAAGTTCGTGCTTTGGGTACAGAGCTTGGTATGCCTGATGAAATTGTCTGGCGCCAGCCATTCCCAGGACCAGGACTTGCTATTCGCGTTATGGGAGAAATCACTGAGGAAAAATTAGAAACTGTCCGCGAATCGGATGCTATTCTCCGCGAAGAAATTGCCAAAGCTGGTCTTGACCGCGCCATCTGGCAATACTTTACTGTTAATACTGGAGTCCGATCTGTTGGTGTCATGGGTGACGGCCGGACTTACGACTACACAATTGCGATTCGCGCCATCACTTCTATCGATGGAATGACAGCTGACTTTGCCAAGATTCCTTGGGAAGTTCTGCAAAAAATCTCTGTTCGTATCGTCAACGAAGTAGACCATGTCAACCGTATCGTCTACGATATCACCAGCAAACCACCTGCAACTGTAGAGTGGGAGTAA
- a CDS encoding nucleoid-associated protein has product MDIYVKKAIIHQFSPADTELLLADKFLNITPKIEEYLRKKIERVYSDDAKTGVFDPENVFLAHLSDDLLETSVTVTKLWQEEFSVSENQKTNDLIFVQFDKEGVEHFAFLRIALRETLTHLGGEADNPIKLTQNNLPGFGTGADEALVINLKSRKYHLIEKRIKYNGAFLNYMSDNLLQVNPTISAKKSIKTLEKTAQKVAESFNKDDFQFQSKVKSSIFKNLEENDELSPEKLADDLFDSNLTARLTFIDQVKEAIPEPVKFDEIDSSRQKKKFENQKLSLSNGIELIVPNNIYQDAESVEFIQNDNGTYSILIKNIEDIQNK; this is encoded by the coding sequence ATGGATATTTACGTAAAAAAAGCGATTATTCATCAATTCAGCCCAGCTGATACCGAACTGCTGCTGGCGGATAAGTTTCTCAACATCACTCCCAAGATTGAAGAGTACCTGCGCAAGAAGATTGAGCGGGTCTATTCTGATGATGCTAAAACAGGTGTTTTCGATCCCGAAAATGTCTTTTTAGCCCATCTTTCAGATGACCTACTGGAAACATCAGTGACAGTGACCAAGCTCTGGCAGGAGGAGTTTTCAGTCAGTGAAAACCAGAAAACCAACGATCTGATTTTTGTCCAGTTTGACAAAGAAGGTGTGGAGCATTTTGCTTTTCTGCGGATTGCTCTGCGGGAAACTCTGACCCACTTAGGTGGCGAGGCGGACAATCCTATCAAGCTGACGCAGAACAATCTGCCTGGCTTTGGTACGGGTGCGGACGAGGCTTTGGTCATCAATCTCAAATCTCGCAAGTACCATCTGATTGAAAAGCGCATCAAGTATAACGGTGCCTTTCTCAATTATATGTCAGACAATCTTTTGCAGGTCAATCCGACAATCTCAGCTAAGAAATCAATCAAAACGCTTGAGAAGACTGCTCAAAAAGTTGCTGAAAGTTTTAACAAAGACGATTTTCAGTTCCAGTCCAAGGTCAAATCCAGTATTTTCAAAAATTTGGAAGAAAATGACGAACTGTCGCCTGAGAAGTTGGCCGATGATCTTTTTGACAGCAATCTGACTGCCCGACTTACCTTTATTGACCAAGTCAAGGAAGCTATTCCTGAGCCAGTCAAGTTTGATGAGATTGACAGCAGCCGCCAGAAGAAAAAGTTCGAAAATCAGAAACTCTCCCTTTCAAATGGAATTGAACTCATCGTTCCTAATAATATCTATCAGGACGCAGAGTCGGTAGAATTTATCCAGAACGATAACGGGACCTATTCTATTTTGATTAAGAACATCGAGGATATCCAAAATAAATAA
- a CDS encoding alpha/beta hydrolase — protein sequence MNPFLTQLIHRVAKTFQQLLNKLPSHPISHLPASKVQIRPIIMIPGSSATENRFNRMVKKLNRNQHPRHSLVRIKVWNDGRMTYRGHLKHKDRNPIFVVGFQNNRDGYENIKKQAAMFDAALTVLREKYSFDSFKALGHSNGGLVYTVFLQQYLANHSELEMEKLLTIGSPYNLNKKNLNHRVPMLDDFVANQEKLPKKLQHLSILGIFFRDGDGIVHKSSVEAGSLIYKGKIASHREVVIVGKDAHHSSLPQNEQVIDLIKGFLF from the coding sequence ATGAACCCTTTTTTGACGCAATTGATTCATCGAGTTGCTAAAACCTTTCAACAATTATTGAATAAGCTGCCTAGCCACCCTATTTCTCATCTACCTGCCAGCAAGGTCCAAATACGTCCTATTATCATGATTCCGGGTAGTTCGGCAACAGAAAATAGATTTAATCGAATGGTTAAAAAGCTCAATCGCAATCAACATCCGCGTCATAGTCTTGTTCGTATTAAAGTCTGGAATGACGGACGCATGACTTACCGAGGGCATTTGAAGCACAAGGATAGAAATCCTATTTTTGTGGTTGGTTTTCAAAATAATCGTGATGGTTATGAAAATATCAAGAAACAAGCGGCCATGTTTGATGCTGCCTTGACTGTCTTGCGAGAGAAGTACTCTTTTGACAGCTTTAAGGCGTTGGGGCATTCTAACGGAGGTCTAGTTTATACAGTATTCCTGCAGCAATACCTGGCAAACCACTCTGAGCTAGAGATGGAAAAGCTCTTGACTATCGGCAGTCCTTATAATCTAAACAAGAAGAATCTCAATCATCGAGTCCCAATGCTAGATGACTTTGTAGCCAATCAGGAAAAACTGCCTAAGAAGCTGCAGCATTTGTCAATTTTGGGAATCTTTTTCCGAGATGGTGACGGAATTGTTCATAAAAGCAGTGTAGAGGCCGGGAGTTTGATTTACAAAGGAAAGATTGCTTCACACAGAGAGGTCGTCATCGTAGGCAAGGACGCCCATCATTCTTCCCTGCCGCAAAATGAACAAGTAATTGATTTGATTAAAGGGTTTTTATTCTAG
- a CDS encoding DUF1002 domain-containing protein — translation MKFKKTLMTAGALLATLFTVSTAAADSNVQKVIDETYVQPEYVLGYSLDESQKQQTLQMLGYNSSSDSKAIKTMTPEVYSKIMDVANDPSLQLYSSVKIQKLGSNKPLEVNIVTPQNITKVTEDMYRNAAVTLGVQHAQITVAAPIPVTGESALAGIYYSLEANGATIPQENKNLAQEELAALSSINAENTGKEGYDADKLNVALADIKAAIANAKKNNSNLTEDDVRKIVEETLKNYGLTQSVTSDQINLIVNFAINLSNSGVITDSDFTKTLSDLKDSIVSKAGDTFNNINLNFDANGLLQEGGNFFSNIWNAIVNFFKGLFGG, via the coding sequence ATGAAATTCAAAAAAACTTTAATGACAGCAGGAGCCTTGTTGGCTACTCTGTTTACTGTATCGACCGCAGCTGCCGATTCAAATGTTCAGAAAGTCATTGATGAGACATACGTGCAGCCAGAGTATGTGCTGGGTTACTCCTTAGATGAGAGCCAAAAACAGCAGACCTTGCAGATGTTGGGCTACAATTCATCCAGCGATAGCAAGGCAATTAAGACCATGACACCGGAAGTCTACTCTAAAATCATGGATGTTGCCAACGACCCTAGCCTGCAGCTTTATTCTTCTGTAAAAATCCAGAAATTAGGCAGCAATAAGCCATTAGAGGTCAATATTGTCACTCCGCAAAACATCACAAAGGTTACAGAAGATATGTATCGCAATGCGGCTGTTACTTTAGGTGTTCAACACGCGCAGATTACTGTTGCAGCACCGATTCCGGTGACAGGTGAGAGCGCCTTGGCAGGGATTTACTACTCTCTAGAGGCTAATGGTGCGACCATTCCTCAGGAAAATAAAAACCTAGCTCAGGAAGAACTGGCTGCCCTTTCTAGTATCAATGCTGAAAACACAGGTAAGGAAGGCTATGACGCAGACAAGCTCAACGTAGCCTTGGCTGATATCAAAGCGGCTATTGCCAATGCTAAGAAGAACAACAGCAATCTGACAGAAGATGATGTCCGTAAGATTGTTGAAGAAACCTTGAAAAACTATGGGCTGACTCAGTCAGTGACCAGTGACCAAATCAACCTCATCGTGAATTTCGCTATCAATCTTTCAAACAGTGGAGTCATTACGGATTCTGACTTTACGAAGACGCTTAGCGACTTGAAAGACAGTATTGTTTCAAAGGCTGGGGATACTTTTAATAATATTAACCTCAACTTTGATGCAAACGGCCTCCTTCAAGAAGGCGGTAATTTCTTTTCTAATATCTGGAATGCCATTGTCAACTTCTTTAAAGGATTGTTTGGCGGTTAA
- a CDS encoding lysozyme family protein, producing MFKFLRRLILVLFVLFAGYKIYQVHHDVKQVMKYQTLVREVLDEQDTAANEELVLAMIYTETKGKDTDVMQSSESATGQTNAITDNKESIRQGVQTLSDNLELASEKKVDVWTAVQAYNFGQAYIDYVAKNGGENTLELAKKYSKDVVAPSLGNVTGKTYGYYNLISIFHGPELYINGGNYYYSRQVKMNMHIMRLLKWF from the coding sequence ATGTTTAAATTTCTAAGAAGACTGATTTTAGTCCTTTTCGTGCTCTTTGCTGGCTACAAGATTTATCAGGTTCATCATGATGTCAAGCAGGTCATGAAGTATCAGACATTGGTCAGAGAAGTGCTTGATGAGCAGGACACAGCGGCCAATGAAGAATTGGTGCTGGCCATGATTTATACAGAGACCAAGGGGAAAGATACTGATGTTATGCAGTCCAGTGAAAGCGCAACTGGTCAGACCAATGCCATCACGGATAACAAAGAAAGTATTCGCCAAGGAGTTCAGACCTTGTCTGATAACCTAGAGTTAGCTAGCGAGAAAAAGGTGGACGTTTGGACAGCAGTACAAGCCTATAATTTCGGTCAGGCTTATATCGACTATGTCGCTAAAAACGGTGGTGAAAATACGCTGGAGCTAGCAAAGAAATATTCCAAAGATGTAGTAGCACCAAGCTTAGGAAATGTAACTGGTAAGACCTACGGCTACTATAACCTGATTTCAATTTTCCACGGGCCAGAACTCTATATCAACGGCGGTAATTATTATTATTCCCGTCAGGTCAAGATGAACATGCACATCATGCGCCTCTTAAAATGGTTTTAG